The proteins below are encoded in one region of Ephemeroptericola cinctiostellae:
- a CDS encoding ammonium transporter: MDVLFLLLGAVMVLAMHAGFAFLELGTVRKKNQVNALVKILVDFSVSTLAYFFVGYGISYGIHFFGSAESLTQNNGVELVKFFFLLTFAAAIPAIISGGIAERARFAPQLMATALLIGLIYPIFEGIVWHSNFGVQAWFKAMFGEEFKDFAGSVVVHAVGGWMGLVAVLFLGARRGRYTKDGRMAAHPPSNIPFLALGAWVLTVGWFGFNVMSAQSIAGISGLVAVNSLMAMVGGTLAALIIGKNDPGFIHNGPLAGLVAVCAGSNLMHPIAALLVGAIAGALFVHMFIITQNRWKIDDVLGVWPLHGLCGAWGGIAAGIFGQTALGGLGGVSFWAQLIGTLMGISIAVAGSTLVYYALKRTIGIRLNAEDEFMGADLSIHKISATADD, translated from the coding sequence GCCTTTTTAGAGCTGGGCACTGTGCGCAAGAAAAATCAAGTCAATGCCTTGGTTAAAATATTGGTGGATTTTTCGGTGTCCACCTTGGCATATTTTTTTGTTGGCTACGGCATATCATACGGCATTCATTTCTTTGGCAGTGCCGAATCATTGACCCAAAACAATGGTGTCGAACTGGTCAAATTTTTCTTCTTACTGACTTTTGCTGCTGCGATTCCAGCGATTATTTCGGGTGGAATCGCTGAACGTGCACGCTTTGCCCCCCAATTGATGGCCACCGCCTTATTGATCGGTTTGATTTATCCAATTTTTGAAGGCATTGTTTGGCATAGTAATTTCGGCGTACAAGCATGGTTCAAAGCCATGTTTGGTGAGGAATTCAAAGACTTTGCAGGCTCGGTCGTGGTGCATGCAGTTGGCGGCTGGATGGGACTGGTGGCCGTGCTGTTTCTCGGTGCACGCCGTGGTCGTTACACCAAAGATGGACGCATGGCCGCGCACCCTCCATCAAACATTCCGTTCCTCGCTTTAGGTGCTTGGGTACTCACAGTGGGTTGGTTTGGCTTCAATGTCATGAGTGCACAAAGCATCGCAGGCATCTCAGGCTTGGTCGCGGTCAACTCATTGATGGCCATGGTGGGTGGTACATTGGCCGCTTTAATCATTGGTAAAAATGACCCTGGCTTCATTCACAATGGCCCTTTGGCAGGTTTAGTCGCTGTGTGTGCAGGTTCAAATCTGATGCACCCGATTGCAGCATTGCTGGTTGGTGCAATTGCGGGTGCGCTGTTTGTCCACATGTTCATCATCACGCAAAACCGCTGGAAAATTGACGATGTGTTGGGCGTGTGGCCATTGCATGGCTTATGTGGCGCATGGGGCGGCATTGCCGCAGGTATTTTTGGACAAACAGCACTCGGCGGTCTGGGTGGAGTGAGTTTTTGGGCACAACTGATCGGTACATTGATGGGCATCTCCATCGCCGTCGCTGGCAGTACGCTGGTGTATTATGCCTTGAAACGCACCATCGGCATCCGATTGAATGCAGAGGATGAGTTTATGGGGGCTGATTTAAGCATTCACAAAATCAGCGCCACTGCAGATGATTAA
- a CDS encoding transglutaminase family protein: protein MRFEIIHRTRYDYDDPVSYLIQLLRVTPRSGAGQNVVNWSIAAPTRLQQQIDAFGNRTHIMTITQPIQHLEVSVQGVVEIAEDASSHRFKADGLSPLVYTQATRYTQADVALTELANELLNFGKPTENDLFNLMNGIYSGIQYVTGSTNVSTTASESFAQGMGVCQDHAHAFIACCHAVGVPARYVSGYLNTGDVGHVASHAWVDVYTPNHDWLSLDITHQCVTDGRHCRLAIGRDYDSAAPVRGSRFGGGMERLDAHVFVSAQYDVQQ, encoded by the coding sequence ATGCGCTTTGAAATTATTCACCGCACCCGCTACGATTACGACGATCCAGTATCGTACTTAATTCAACTGCTGCGGGTCACCCCGCGCAGTGGGGCTGGGCAAAATGTGGTGAACTGGAGTATTGCCGCGCCAACGCGTTTACAGCAACAGATTGATGCTTTCGGTAACCGTACCCACATCATGACGATCACGCAGCCCATCCAACATTTGGAGGTGTCGGTACAAGGCGTGGTTGAAATTGCTGAAGATGCCAGCAGCCACCGATTTAAGGCCGATGGCTTGTCCCCATTGGTGTACACCCAAGCCACCCGTTACACGCAGGCCGATGTTGCATTGACTGAACTGGCGAACGAGTTGTTGAATTTTGGCAAACCGACTGAAAATGATTTATTTAATTTGATGAACGGAATTTACAGTGGCATCCAATATGTCACGGGCTCGACCAACGTGTCGACCACTGCATCTGAATCCTTTGCACAGGGCATGGGGGTGTGTCAGGATCATGCACATGCATTCATTGCTTGCTGCCATGCAGTGGGTGTGCCCGCGCGTTATGTGAGTGGTTATTTGAACACGGGTGATGTGGGGCACGTTGCCAGCCATGCTTGGGTGGACGTTTACACGCCCAATCATGATTGGCTGAGTTTGGACATCACCCACCAATGTGTCACGGATGGTCGCCACTGCCGTTTGGCGATTGGCCGCGATTATGATTCTGCAGCGCCTGTGCGGGGCAGCCGGTTTGGTGGTGGCATGGAGCGTTTGGATGCGCATGTGTTTGTGTCGGCGCAGTATGATGTACAGCAATAA